Proteins from one Poecile atricapillus isolate bPoeAtr1 chromosome 6, bPoeAtr1.hap1, whole genome shotgun sequence genomic window:
- the INSYN2A gene encoding inhibitory synaptic factor 2A encodes MVSKEPSKCLLTASDSDVEPAASLALEMKYALDPNRQIKKRNKALQVRFKDICEAQNEQRDKQLSTSSTQDPDKREAKAISYKTAYRKYMTVPARRSIPNVTKSTGVQTSPDLKKCYQTFPLDRKKGNILKSASTVDTLPSENNGFLIEVKDREGRGAGEAAAWGRKAGSLQTAEFISHISERAAHDDGAEAWKSSDLHTSPKEPPPPLPNLAEPGEEEPARPPGRGRTAAARLGSDEAAQPLHGRVFKTEVATVYLPASQPDLPGLGDWGPCPEEDDKRTVQLNGVQPPAGDARVCAARAQCPAPECSDQSLQVNVAPMEESQPCRTAVAVSQECQQIVPHTEVVDLKAQLQMMENLISSSQETIKVLLGVIQELEKGEAHREGLSYRTGQDTANCDTCRNSACIIYSVELDFKQQEDKLQPVLRKLHPIEETQVAPLPYSQESYSSTPKQKSKTESKKHGRWKLWFL; translated from the exons ATGGTGAGTAAGGAGCCCAGCAAATGCTTACTCACCGCCTCGGACAGCGACGTCGAGCCCGCGGCTTCCCTGGCGCTGGAGATGAAATACGCGCTGGATCCCAACCGGCAGATCAAGAAACGGAACAAAGCCCTGCAGGTGAGGTTCAAGGATATCTGCGAGGCCCAGAACGAGCAGAGGGACAAGCAGCTCTCCACCTCCTCCACGCAGGACCCCGACAAGAGGGAGGCCAAGGCCATCTCCTACAAGACGGCCTACCGCAAGTACATGACGGTGCCCGCCCGCAGGTCCATCCCCAACGTCACCAAGAGCACAGGAGTCCAGACTTCCCCTGATCTCAAGAAGTGCTACCAGACCTTCCCTCTggacaggaaaaaagggaatattCTGAAAAGCGCCTCGACCGTGGACACGTTACCGAGCGAGAACAACGGGTTCCTGATCGAGGTGAAGGACAGGGAGGGCCGGGGCGCGGGCGAGGCCGCGGCGTGGGGCAGGAAGGCCGGCAGCCTGCAGACGGCCGAGTTCATCTCCCACATCTCCGAGCGCGCCGCGCACGACGACGGCGCCGAGGCCTGGAAAAGCAGCGATTTGCACACTTCTCCCAAAGAGCCGCCGCCTCCTCTGCCCAACTTGGCCGAGCCCGGCGAGGAGGAGCCGGCGCGGCCGCCCGGCCGGGGCAGAACGGCGGCGGCGCGGCTGGGGAGCGACGAGGCCGCCCAGCCCCTCCACGGGAGGGTCTTCAAGACTGAAGTGGCCACCGTTTACCTGCCGGCCTCGCAGCCCGACCTGCCTGGCCTGGGCGACTGGGGGCCGTGCCCCGAGGAGGACGACAAGAGGACGGTGCAGCTGAACGGGGTGCAGCCCCCGGCCGGAGATGCCCGAGTTTGTGCGGCGCGGGCGCAGTGCCCGGCACCAGAATGTAGTGACCAGAGCCTGCAGGTCAACGTGGCGCCCATGGAGGAGAGCCAGCCCTGCCGGACCGCCGTGGCCGTGAGCCAGGAATGCCAACAAATCGTGCCTCACACCGAAGTTGTGGACTTGAAAGCGCAGCTTCAGATGATGGAGAACCTGATCAGCTCTAGTCAGGAGACCATCAAAGTGTTGTTGGGTGTTATACAGGAGCTAGAGAAGGGAGAAGCTCACAGGGAAGG GCTTTCCTATCGGACCGGTCAGGACACGGCCAATTGTGACACATGCAGGAACAGTGCATGTATTATCTACAG CGTGGAATTGGATTTTAAACAGCAAGAAGATAAACTACAGCCAGTTTTGAGAAAACTTCATCCTATTGAGGAAACTCAGGTTGCACCTTTGCCTTATTCTCAGGAGAGCTACTCCTCTACTCCCAAGCAAAAATCCAAAACTGAATCAAAAAAGCATGGAAGATGGAAACTCTGGTTCCTTTAA